aaaaaatatagttGAAGGACATTACCTCTATACATGGTGTGGTTTTGGTTATTAGGTTTAAGATACTTGTAAGGCCCAAAAACATTTAGTTTTGTGTTTGGAAGTATTCGACACTAAAACGTACCATCAAACTTAATCTAGTTGCCACAAAatgaatgaagaaaattgtccaaaaaaattctaaatctattatattttgaccaatttagtcctaactcttttaattttgctaattaagtcttaaacattttcatatcttGCCCATTGAGTCTATACAGCCAATTTTCGctgaaaattattgatgtggataCCGGTCGTTCTATGTGGATCGACGTTGACATAGACAATTCATAATAATTTATTtgaatttaattgattttttctttcgtttcttttctttattttttactttgttttttcttttgtccttccaAGCCCGACGAGGGTCATTGGCCAACCCTCACTAGTCACAGGCAAGGGAAGCGAAGCCCGTTCCGACAGTGGGTGAGGTTtcccaaaacacaaaaaaaaaaaaaaaaaagggaaagaaagaaaaaagaaaaaggaaataaaaatttatttaaaaatcaacattttcaataatcataaaaaattatacatgTTAGTGCCGGCTAACTTACGTGGCACTATCGGCATCCACGTTAGttattttgggcaaaaataagccggatggacttaattggcaaaatgtgaaattgtaagactaaattggtaaaattgaaatgtttagcaatgaattggccaaaatggggaaaattgtcaaaaaaaatcctaaacctattacacttttataaattcagtcctaaaccttttgcatttgttctaattaagtcctaaatcttttttttttgtattaattcagttataaaccttttgcatttatgccaattcaattcatcagGCCAACTTTGGCTGATCAATACTGATGTGGACCCGACCGGTCTTGAcgggacaatttttaataatattttaatatcttttaaattccttatttaatttttctttttctccttttctttattttttgtttactaTACATCTTTTTCACCCCTTTCTCCAGAAAGATGCTCGCTAATCTTTGTCCAGAGAAGTTCTCACCGGCCCTAGGTGCCGCCGTAGCTGGAGAAACACTAACCACAGGACTGAACAAAAACTAAAATACCTCGTCCATCAGATAAACTTCACGCCTTACTCATGAAATTAATGGATGCATGGAAAAACCCACCCTCCTGCGATTTGGAGGCTGTCGAAAATCCTTCCATAAACAAGAGCTCATACCCATTCATCATTGAATCTGACGAGCTTCTTGCTCGTATTGAGCTAGGCCAGTGCTGCCGCAGCTAGGCGAAGCCGAGCCACCATGGAGCCTTGccagatctaggcaaggccgACCTCACACAAACATGGCATCATATCGCTGTTGCTGGGTGAGTCAGCCTCGCTAAGCGATGGCGACGCCATGGCAGGGCGAGGCCGAACTTCGTCCAGCTGTAGCAGCGCTAGAGGCGAGGTCCTTGCCAAGAAACTAAATAGCGATCCGAGGGTGCCATTTCTGATTTCGGTCCCATACGGTTAGCATAGGATTTCGGCAAATACTATCATTTTTTTGTAACATCCATTTGTTTAAGCTTTTGATAGGTAACTAAAAAGGTCACCTGGTGTGGTCACGAGCTTAAGAAATTCCCTGTGGagtagaagatgaacagtaaaaaaaaaagaaaaagaaaaggaaaaaaattgaaaatatattaaatattattaaaaattgccaccgTCGGCGCCGACTAgatccacgtcagcaccggccgattaaagttggccggattgactaaattggcataaatgtaaaaaatttaggactgaattggccacaaaaaaaaaaggttcaggactgaattggaacaaatgcaaaaggtttaggattgaattagcaaaattaaaaggtttaggactgaattgacaaaagggcaataggtttaggactttttggacaatttttccggcCAAAGTGCAAAAGATCTATGATGTTTTGGACAGTTTTCCCAAAAGAATGACGTCTATGTATGATTTCGAGTGACGAGCCAAAATTATCATTTCTTATTAATGGAGTATCACTTGCTTACTCCATCCTCTCCTCTCTTCCCACACTCGTCAATTTGCCAAAACGTGATGAACGAACTCTTGCTCGTCATTAGATTCGACCGTCGAAGGGTTGGACTGAAATTGGCCAACTCTCTTGGGATGGACGCAAAAACCTTCCCAGTTGAAAATATGGCAAATTGTATGAGTTTCCGTGCAAGcaacttcctcttcctcttccctagCTTCGCTCCACAATATAAATAACCTAATTAGTGCTTGTCTTAAGACACAAGCGCAGCTCCATATACTTCGTAAAACTCTACCTAGCTTGTTATTTTTACAAAGTAGTAGgcatttcccaaaaaaatgggCAACAAAAGCGCTTCGCAATCCAAGACCGATTCTCAGGGAACAAACACCACCAAGACGAAGGCGTTCAACGGACTAGGCAACCTCATCAGGCTCCTCCCGACCGGCACCGTATTCTTATTCCAATTCCTCAACCCTGTTTCGACAAACAACGGCCAATGCCACCCCGTTCACAAGTACCTAAGTTCCCTCCTAATCGGAGTTTGTGGCCTTTCATGTGGTCTTGCTTGCTTCACCGATGGCTATGAGGGGAGTGATGGGAAGACCCACTACGGCATTGCCACAACCATGGGCCTCTGGCCTGGCTCGAGGTCTGGTGATTCTGTGGACTTGTCAAAGTATAAGCTCCGGTTCGGAGATTTTGTTGACGCTTTCTTTTTGGTACTTGTTTTCACGGTTCTAGTGTTGTTGGACGCGAACACCACGAGGTGCTTTTATCGGTCTTTGGAGAATAAGGAGAAGATTATGCTCATGGTTTTGCCAACCGTGATCGGCACCATCTCAGGCGTGGTGTTCATGTTGTTCCCAACCAAGCGCCATGGAATTGGGTATCCTTCGAGCGACACTAGTACTACCTCGGCGACTAAAACTACCTCGGCCACTAAAGCTGCCTCGGAGAGCACAGCCTAGAGAGCTTGACGATACACGTAAGTACACATGAATGGTACAATGTAACCGCATGGATGTTTCTAAATACTTGCATCCATGACTTCTTATATTAgactttgtttgttttgtagaaaatgagtgatttaaaaagcatttttcaacaaatgatcacttatatcacttacaaaaatgaatgaaccaaaaatattttcttaatctACGTAATTGTCTAGACCCAAATTATtatcggtaatgaaaatattttgcattaattaattattgcaaGCGATATATATAATCATCTTtacaaaaatgttttctaaatcacttattttcccaaaataaacggagcattTTAGACTCGAATATGTACTCATGATTGTATATATTTGTTGCCATATATCTTATATTGTATTGGTAGATAAAGGATCTATTTGTGTTGGAATCTGACAAACTCATccgtatattttttttataattattatgTCGTCATGAGTGACATATCAATTATATTCAACTTCAAATTTACGGCAGCcatattttatttcaaggacTCGGATGTTCTAAAGATAGCGTTGTTTGAAGTTATATAATGTCACCCCTCAAGACCTGGCTCCTCTATGCGCCGATGGTTCTTGGGTTGGGCTGAACTCGCGATGCCAGATCTGGCTCCTCCCGAGGCAGGGTGGCGACGGCGGGGTGGTCGCGACCTGGGTTGTCTCGATGTCCCAGCCACCTAGCTTCGAACTGAGAAAGGGCATCAGAGAGAGGAGGTGGGGAGCACTGCGAACGCGAGCTAGGCGGTGGAGCTCAAGTTTGGCTGGTGGACATGAGCTAGACTACGGTTGACTGGAGGCGCCAGCTGCAAGGGCACTGGGATGGACGGCGGAGGCGTGGTGACGAGTCTGGCGAGGCGGGTGCATCAGTGGCAGAGATGGAGGAGGGAGATAGAGAAacttgagagagaaaaatagTATTGAGAGAAGATATGGGCTTTAGGCGATCGGAGGTAGCTCACAAAAGTTTATTCGTGTCTTCTTATAtaaattatattcttttctTGAGTGATCATACGTCATAAGAATTTAATATCCAGGATTAAGGATATCAACAATATATCTTAGCCGGTCAATTGGCTTCCTAATGTTTCTCAACAGCAATGGATCAAATTCATATAGACACTGGAGgaaaatttgtcccaaaaatcctaaatctattgcactttagtcaattcagtcttaaatattttaattttgtcaattgagtcttttgacactttgccaattgagttcaccCGGCAAACTTAAcccgaaaatcgctgacttgAACGCTGATGGTAGATGTATGATGGTCGGCGCTTATGTGGACAATAATTTGTAACTTTTAAaaggtttggattttttatttttctttccttttttttttttttttttctatcaagtcCGGCAAGGGTCAATCATAGGCAAGGATCGCGACCCTTTTCTGTGGCTAGTGAAGGTTTCGCGACACTTGGGAGGGCTTCACGACCCTCACCTATTGTTGGCGAGGGTTCGCCGGCCCCCacccgagaaaaaaaaaaggaaaagaaagaaagaaaaagaaaaaaaattataaagcaattcaatttaatagaaaatttaaaaaaatatctatttCAGTGCTCGTAATGGCATGTAGGACGTTCGGCGTGCACGTTAGCAATTTCGGGCTATAATTAgtcgaatgaactcaattgacgaaatatcaaaaaatttaggattcaattgataaaattgaaaggtttatgattttttttacaaCTTTCCTACATCGGAGTGCAGATGAATCTGTGGCTAATAATGGATAATTTGTATTAACTTACCAAAGGGGTATAGTGTTAACCGATAAAATTAGCTTTCAACCTTTTTTTCTATCAGAATTAGCCTTGAACTTTGTTAAGCATGTCCTGATATTGATAACACATTTTTTTAAGGAGATTTAAAAGATAAGTCTTGCTactttcctctgtttttttcaAGAACTTATTGTTTTATTCTTTGTTGCTTGTGAACCATGACCTCAACCATGAATATAAAGCATAACTAGCTAGATATGATATCAATCAAAACCACTTAAAGATTAGACAAAAGGAGAAATGAACGATTTTCTATCAAGTCAAATTAACAGCATTACATCTTCAACGGATGAATGAATTCATGATCACAAAAAAGGTGAAATGCTTTTTCTACTTTGAGACATAGTTTAACTTTGAATAAATACTTcttttatttaaagaaaaaataacgcATAAGATGAAATGGCGATTAGTTAagtaatgttttatttttttggaaacttAGCCGAAATGTGGTGAGAAGAGTTGAAATAATGAGATCAATTTTATTGAGTGAGGGGCAAGGTTAACTATTACGATTGAACCGGATCTTGTGATTGAAAGGTAATTTGGTCTATTAACGTAAAAATGGCGTGTTTTAGCCAAAAATGGTGTGGACATACGCCACTCTTCattaaatataatttaattttagcattAACCTTGGGACAGCTCTTTGAGGCGAAATAGCAAGTGGGTCTGGCCCAAGAAGGATCAGCAAAGCTTGGCAAGTGGGTCTCAGCGTCAACATCtgaaaattggttgttttcATGACGTGTTTGGTTTACAAGAATACCTATTTTAATCGTAGTCTGTTTTTGGTATGACACTAGCTCGAGGGTCAGCCCTCGCCTGAGGCTggtagagaaaaaaagaaaaaaaattcaaaataaattaaaatattattaaaaaatatctatgttAGTGCCGGTcacgccacataggatggctgGTGCCCACGTCAGCAATTATTGGTCAAAATTGGCattatggactcaattggcaaaatgtaaaaagttttaGAAGTGAATCGATaaaagtataatagatttagaactttttggataaatttttccaatttcctAGTGTTCTCGGCACGGTACGATGCATTAGCAAACTTTTGAAACGAAATTGAAGTCCCATTGTCCAGGCTGTCCAAATCTCGGAATGAAGCTTACTTTGTGgatttaaattaattaagggAATCATTTTTCTACTGTCTTGTTTATGACTAAAGGGTGTGTCACGAGCTTTATTGTAAAAATTTGTTCTTGCCACACATGATCTTCAATCCTCAACCCATACAAATGTGCATAGTCATAGGGCCATTCGGCAAAATGTAAGAATTAAAAACCAGATAAACTAACGATCCTGATTCCTTAATCACGAAACGAAACTCATGCAATATCGGGAGCAAAATGCGGAAACGTGGATAGTAAACGAAGatacctccagccattgatgaagacgacGATTATGAATACGTGAGTTAAACGTCTAGCGAAAAAGGATTCTTTCTAGCCAATTACCCCTTTCGATACCGATGGTGTGTGTATTCTCTGTCAACGTATGTTCTGAAGTACGTTCTGAAGAGAGAAAAACGACGATGTAAAAAGATGACGTAACTGCCCTTTTTAAAAAGCGACGTAGGGGGTTTGGTTTATATGACCTATTTAAATTGACGTCCGTCTCTTATAGATAAATGCCTCCCATCAAGACAGTTATTGGGCGAGACGGTTATTATGTACAATTAATGTGCGTAATATAACGTTGATGTAATTTAAATGTCGATATATCATTAATGTGggatcacaatcaattaaatataacattctcccacttgatccCAACATTCATCAACGAAATACTGAACCAAATACACATTAATTTCATGCTCAAGACAAAACACATGAATCATGGCGACAAGTCCTCTTAGAACGAGTATTATCTTCCATGTATCGCAATGCATCTTATCTCATCAAAATCAGCTCATATGTGATAACATgacttaatgaataaaccttaAGTTTATTTTAGGTCAAAATGACCGATTTTCTCATAATAACTGAATGTAcaccttaattgagaaaaatatcacAAATACATAAGGGTTCCACAACTTCGTGCGAACGAAGAAAATTTACATAATGGGACTAATTCCCATTCTATCCACACGATCCTTGTAACTCCTTGGTGGCATGCCTTTAGTTAAAGGATTAGCTAACATCAATTCGGTGCTAATGTGTTCTATGACCACTTTATTTTCCTTAACATGTTCTCTAATGGCTAAATACTTAATGTCGATGTGCTTGCTTCGACTACCACTCTTCTGATTTTTAGCCATGAAAACAGtaactgaattgtcacaaaacatCTTTAATGGCCTAGTTATGGAATTTATAATTCTAAGCCCCGATATGAAACTCTTCAACCACACACCATGCGAGGTGGCCTCAAAACAAGAAACGAACTCAGCCTCTATAGTGGAAGTAGCAACCAAAGTCTGTTTTGCACTCCTCCGGGATACGGCTCCGCCGGCAAGCATAAAAATGTATCCAGATATTGATTTTCGAGAATCAACGCAACCAGCATAGTCCGAATCCGAATATCCAATTACTTCGAAGTTGTCGGTTCGCCTATACATAATCATGTAACCTTTTGTATCTTACAAGTATCTCATCACTTTCTTTGCAGCTTTCCAGTGGTCCATATCTGGATTACTCTGATATCTTCCCAACATTCCCATAGCAAAAGCTATGTCAAGTCGAGTGCAAACCTGAACATACATTAAGCTTCCTACAGCATAAGCATATGGGATGTTGttcatttcttccctttctgGAGCATTCTTCGGGCATTGGTTCAAATTGAACCTATCACCGTTCACGATAGGCACTATACTTGGTGAACAATCTTTCATTCGAAATCGCTCTAAAACTTTATTGATATAGGTTTCTTGAGACAGTCCCAAAATGCCTCGAGCTCTATCCCTATGGATATTAATACCAATGACATAAGATGCCTTACCAATATCCttcatgtcaaaactttcaaagagAAATTGTTTCACTTCATGTAACAACCCCTTATCATTAGTTGTAAGTAAAATGTCGTCTACATATAGGACAAGAAAACATATTTTGCTCCCATTGACCTTCTGGTATATACATTGATCCATGATATTCTCTGTAAAACCGAATAAAGAGATAACTTCATGAAACCTTAAATACCACTAGCGggatgcttgtttcaagccatatattGATTTCTTAAGCTTGCACACTAAATGCTCACCATCACTAGAGAAGAATCCT
The genomic region above belongs to Rhodamnia argentea isolate NSW1041297 chromosome 6, ASM2092103v1, whole genome shotgun sequence and contains:
- the LOC115748501 gene encoding protein DMP2-like, coding for MGNKSASQSKTDSQGTNTTKTKAFNGLGNLIRLLPTGTVFLFQFLNPVSTNNGQCHPVHKYLSSLLIGVCGLSCGLACFTDGYEGSDGKTHYGIATTMGLWPGSRSGDSVDLSKYKLRFGDFVDAFFLVLVFTVLVLLDANTTRCFYRSLENKEKIMLMVLPTVIGTISGVVFMLFPTKRHGIGYPSSDTSTTSATKTTSATKAASESTA